The following coding sequences lie in one Anomalospiza imberbis isolate Cuckoo-Finch-1a 21T00152 chromosome 21, ASM3175350v1, whole genome shotgun sequence genomic window:
- the LOC137486196 gene encoding torsin-1A-like isoform X2 produces the protein MKLLKAAVIFVLVPTLTPAFDPLSVSVAAGSALMAWHLLSSDSWLKCRFQECCKRNSTVNFAALKAQLDNRLFGQHLAKDVVLKAVLGFSNNPSPKKPLMLSLHGWAGTGKNFLSQILAEQVHAAGLRSKFVHLFLATLHFPHHDQVKLYKEQLQNWIRGNVSACPSSVFIFDEMDKMHPGVIDAIKPFLDYYEEVDGVSYRKAIFIFLSNAGGDLINKAALDFWASGKRREDIQLKDLEPLLSVGVFNNKNSGLWHSSIIDRNLIDYFVPFLPLEQRHVKMCVRAEMAARGYAVDEKIVQEVADEMTYFPKEQRIYSDKGCKTVQAKLDIHEDVVMRDTNARG, from the exons ATGAAGCTCCTCAAGGCTGCTGTAATCTTTGTTCTTGTGCCCACTCTGACGCCGGCTTTTGACCCTCTCAGCGTTTCAGTCGCTGCGGGAAGCGCTCTCATGGCTTGGCATCTCTTGTCCTCCGACTCCTGGCTGAAGTGCCGCTTCCAGGAGTGCTGCAAAAGGAACAGCACTGTGAACTTCGCAG CGCTGAAGGCGCAGCTGGACAACAGGCTCTTCGGGCAGCACCTGGCCAAGGACGTGGTGCTGAAGGCGGTGCTGGGCTTCAGCAACAACCCTAGCCCCAAGAAGCCGCTGATGCTGTCGCTGCACGGCTGGGCCGGCACCGGCAAGAACTTCCTCAGCCAGATCCTGGCGGAGCAGGTCCACGCCGCCGGCCTGCGCAGCAAGTTCGTCCATCTCTTCCTGGCCACCCTGCACTTCCCCCACCACGACCAGGTCAAGCTCTACAAG GAACAGCTGCAGAACTGGATTCGAGGCAATGTCAGTGCCTGTCCCTCCTCTGTCTTCATTTTTGATGAGATGGACAAAATGCATCCAGGTGTCATTGATGCCATCAAGCCCTTCTTAGACTATTACGAGGAGGTTGATGGGGTGTCCTACAGGAAAgccatcttcatcttcctcag CAATGCAGGTGGTGATTTAATTAACAAAGCAGCTCTTGACTTCTGGGCAAGTGGAAAGCGCAGGGAAGATATTCAGCTGAAAGACCTGGAGCCCTTGCTCTCTGTAGGAGTCTTCAACAACAAGAATA GTgggctgtggcacagcagcatcATTGACAGGAACCTTATTGACTACTTTgtccctttcctgcccctggAGCAAAGGCATGTGAAGATGTGTGTCAGGGCCGAAATGGCAGCCCGTGGCTATGCTGTGGATGAGAAGATTGTTCAGGAAGTGGCTGATGAGATGACCTACTTCCCCAAGGAGCAGAGGATCTACTCTGATAAAGGCTGCAAGACTGTTCAGGCCAAGCTGGATATTCATGAAGACGTTGTGATGAGAGATACGAACGCCAGGGGTTGA
- the LOC137486196 gene encoding torsin-1B-like isoform X3 yields the protein MKLLKAAVIFVLVPTLTPAFDPLSVSPLSVGLAIGVASALTGYLSHPRFYCSYVECCPRDGQRLNATALKAQLDNRLFGQHLAKDVVLKAVLGFSNNPSPKKPLMLSLHGWAGTGKNFLSQILAEQVHAAGLRSKFVHLFLATLHFPHHDQVKLYKEQLQNWIRGNVSACPSSVFIFDEMDKMHPGVIDAIKPFLDYYEEVDGVSYRKAIFIFLSNAGGDLINKAALDFWASGKRREDIQLKDLEPLLSVGVFNNKNSGLWHSSIIDRNLIDYFVPFLPLEQRHVKMCVRAEMAARGYAVDEKIVQEVADEMTYFPKEQRIYSDKGCKTVQAKLDIHEDVVMRDTNARG from the exons ATGAAGCTCCTCAAGGCTGCTGTAATCTTTGTTCTTGTGCCCACTCTGACGCCGGCTTTTGACCCTCTCAGCGTTTCA CCGCTCAGCGTGGGCCTGGCCATCGGCGTGGCCTCGGCGCTCACCGGCTACCTGTCCCACCCCAGGTTCTACTGCAGCTACGTGGAGTGCTGCCCCCGCGACGGGCAGCGCCTCAACGCCACCG CGCTGAAGGCGCAGCTGGACAACAGGCTCTTCGGGCAGCACCTGGCCAAGGACGTGGTGCTGAAGGCGGTGCTGGGCTTCAGCAACAACCCTAGCCCCAAGAAGCCGCTGATGCTGTCGCTGCACGGCTGGGCCGGCACCGGCAAGAACTTCCTCAGCCAGATCCTGGCGGAGCAGGTCCACGCCGCCGGCCTGCGCAGCAAGTTCGTCCATCTCTTCCTGGCCACCCTGCACTTCCCCCACCACGACCAGGTCAAGCTCTACAAG GAACAGCTGCAGAACTGGATTCGAGGCAATGTCAGTGCCTGTCCCTCCTCTGTCTTCATTTTTGATGAGATGGACAAAATGCATCCAGGTGTCATTGATGCCATCAAGCCCTTCTTAGACTATTACGAGGAGGTTGATGGGGTGTCCTACAGGAAAgccatcttcatcttcctcag CAATGCAGGTGGTGATTTAATTAACAAAGCAGCTCTTGACTTCTGGGCAAGTGGAAAGCGCAGGGAAGATATTCAGCTGAAAGACCTGGAGCCCTTGCTCTCTGTAGGAGTCTTCAACAACAAGAATA GTgggctgtggcacagcagcatcATTGACAGGAACCTTATTGACTACTTTgtccctttcctgcccctggAGCAAAGGCATGTGAAGATGTGTGTCAGGGCCGAAATGGCAGCCCGTGGCTATGCTGTGGATGAGAAGATTGTTCAGGAAGTGGCTGATGAGATGACCTACTTCCCCAAGGAGCAGAGGATCTACTCTGATAAAGGCTGCAAGACTGTTCAGGCCAAGCTGGATATTCATGAAGACGTTGTGATGAGAGATACGAACGCCAGGGGTTGA
- the LOC137486196 gene encoding torsin-1B-like isoform X1 yields MARSAPLLWAPLLWALLPGLAALEPLSVGLAIGVASALTGYLSHPRFYCSYVECCPRDGQRLNATALKAQLDNRLFGQHLAKDVVLKAVLGFSNNPSPKKPLMLSLHGWAGTGKNFLSQILAEQVHAAGLRSKFVHLFLATLHFPHHDQVKLYKEQLQNWIRGNVSACPSSVFIFDEMDKMHPGVIDAIKPFLDYYEEVDGVSYRKAIFIFLSNAGGDLINKAALDFWASGKRREDIQLKDLEPLLSVGVFNNKNSGLWHSSIIDRNLIDYFVPFLPLEQRHVKMCVRAEMAARGYAVDEKIVQEVADEMTYFPKEQRIYSDKGCKTVQAKLDIHEDVVMRDTNARG; encoded by the exons ATGGCGCGCTCGGCGCCGCTGCTGTGGGCGCCGCTGCTGTGGGCGCTGCTGCCGGGGCTGGCGGCGCTGGAGCCGCTCAGCGTGGGCCTGGCCATCGGCGTGGCCTCGGCGCTCACCGGCTACCTGTCCCACCCCAGGTTCTACTGCAGCTACGTGGAGTGCTGCCCCCGCGACGGGCAGCGCCTCAACGCCACCG CGCTGAAGGCGCAGCTGGACAACAGGCTCTTCGGGCAGCACCTGGCCAAGGACGTGGTGCTGAAGGCGGTGCTGGGCTTCAGCAACAACCCTAGCCCCAAGAAGCCGCTGATGCTGTCGCTGCACGGCTGGGCCGGCACCGGCAAGAACTTCCTCAGCCAGATCCTGGCGGAGCAGGTCCACGCCGCCGGCCTGCGCAGCAAGTTCGTCCATCTCTTCCTGGCCACCCTGCACTTCCCCCACCACGACCAGGTCAAGCTCTACAAG GAACAGCTGCAGAACTGGATTCGAGGCAATGTCAGTGCCTGTCCCTCCTCTGTCTTCATTTTTGATGAGATGGACAAAATGCATCCAGGTGTCATTGATGCCATCAAGCCCTTCTTAGACTATTACGAGGAGGTTGATGGGGTGTCCTACAGGAAAgccatcttcatcttcctcag CAATGCAGGTGGTGATTTAATTAACAAAGCAGCTCTTGACTTCTGGGCAAGTGGAAAGCGCAGGGAAGATATTCAGCTGAAAGACCTGGAGCCCTTGCTCTCTGTAGGAGTCTTCAACAACAAGAATA GTgggctgtggcacagcagcatcATTGACAGGAACCTTATTGACTACTTTgtccctttcctgcccctggAGCAAAGGCATGTGAAGATGTGTGTCAGGGCCGAAATGGCAGCCCGTGGCTATGCTGTGGATGAGAAGATTGTTCAGGAAGTGGCTGATGAGATGACCTACTTCCCCAAGGAGCAGAGGATCTACTCTGATAAAGGCTGCAAGACTGTTCAGGCCAAGCTGGATATTCATGAAGACGTTGTGATGAGAGATACGAACGCCAGGGGTTGA